From Microbacterium sp. CGR2:
CGGGAACACCGCGGATGCCGACCAGCAGGAACCGGGCCGCTCCGCGCGCGCCCGAGCTGGGCGCGACGTTGCGGGCCGCGAGCGAGCCGAGCACGATCGACGGCAGGAGCGTGAGCACCGTCGCGGCGAGGGCGATCGCGACCGTGTCGCGCATGGCCTCCAGCATGGCGGTGGCGTCATAGCTGCCGAAGGACGGGGGCCAGAACTTGGACGCCACCTCGGGGAGCTTGCCCCAGAACGTGAAGAAGTCGAGCCAGTTGATCTGGCTCACGACGATGCTTCCCACCACGATCGACACGGCCAGGATGCCGGCGATCGTGTGACGCACACGTTGCACGGTCCACGGGCGGCGCACTGCCGTCTCCGGGTTGGCCGCCCATGCCGGGCGCGTGGCGGCGGATGCCGTCGCGGCGGTCTTCAGCCGGGGGTGCAGCAGGCGGTCGATCCAGGAGCGGGTCTGCTTCTGCCGGCCCAGCATCGCTCCTCGCACCATGCTGGAGACGATCTCCATCACGATGCAGAGGATGAAGATGACCACGGCGATCCCGAGACCTTTGCCGTAGTTGAGCGCCTTGAACGCGTACGACATCTCCAGGCCCAGCCCCGCGACGCCCACGTAGCCGAGCACGACGCTGCCGCGCAGATTGATGTCGTTGCGGTGGAGCACGGTGGCGACCCAACTGGGCAGCACCTGCGGAAGGATGCCCGCCGAGAACTCCTGCATCTTCGACCCGCCCGCGGCGCGGATCGCGAGCCGCGGGCCCTCATCGATCTGTTCGATGGCATCGGCGAACATCTTCGAGATCATGCCGATCGAGTGGATGCCGATAGCAAGGATGCCCGGGAGCGTGCCGAGCGAGAACATCAGCACGAACGCCATGGCGAGGACCACATCCGGAAGGGAACGGGTGAGCACGCCGATGAACCGCGCGGCGGCACGCCAGCCGTTGCCGGGCGTCGTGTTCGACGCGGCGAGGTAGGCGATCGGTACCGACAGCACCGCGGCGAGGAGGGTCCCTACGAGCACGAGCCCGACGGTCAGCGCGATCAGCCAGGCGAGATCGGCGGGTTCCGGGAAGGACAGTCCGCCGACGCGGGCCATGAAGTTCTCGGCATTGCCCCAGCTCTGCGCCATCGCGGGGAGCGAGATTCCGACCTCGTTGACCGCGAAGACGCCGACCACGACCAGCGCGACCAGGGTGAGCGATGCGGCGATCCGCTCGGGCGAGACGGGCCGCTTCGGCGCACGGTCGGCGACGCCGCCACGGCCGTGCATGCCGGTCCCGTGGCTGCCAGATCCTGTCGACGGACCGCGGGTCCCCGACCTCGCATCGCGCACGACGGTCATGGCGTCGCCATCTCAGCCGCGGCATCCGCCAACTCGAGCGTCAACGCGGCCATCTCGGCGGTCGTCGTGGCGACCCGCCCGTAGATCTCCATGACCTCGGCCTTCGTCAGGTCCGTGGTCGGGGTGTTCAGCACCACTTCGCCGTGCCGGAGGCCGACGATCCGGTCAGCCCAGCTGATGGCCAGGTCGACCTGGTGAAGACTGCAGACCACGGTCAGGCCCTCGTCTGCGGCGATCTCGCGGATGAGAGCCATGACCTGGTCGCTCGACTCCGGGTCGAGGGAGGCGACGGGCTCGTCGGCGAGCAGGATGTCGGGCTTCTGCATGAGCGCGCGGGCGATGGCCACACGCTGCTGCTGTCCGCCGGACAGAGTGTCGCTGCGCTGGTAGGCGCGGTCGAGCAGGCCCACTCGGTCGAGATGTGCAAGGGCCGTGAGCTTCGACGCCTTGGAGTAGCCCCAGAGCCCGAGCCGCGGTCCGCGGACGCCCGAGAGCGAACCGGTGAGCACGTTCTCCAGCACGGTGAGCGAGGGGACGAGCTCGAACTGCTGGAAGATGAAGCCGACGCGACTGCGCAGACGGCGCAGCGCCTTGCCCTTCAGTGAAGGGACCGAGGAGCCCAGGACCTCGACCGTTCCCGCCGTCGGGATCTCCAGTCCGTCGATGTGGCGGAGCAGGGTCGACTTGCCGGAGCCGCTCAGGCCCAGCAGCACGACGATCTCGCCCTGCGAGACCTGCAGCGATGCGTTGTGCAGCGCAGTGGTCGAACCGAACGTCTTCGTCACGCCCTCGAGGCGGATGAGGGGATCGGATGCCGCGTTCATGGTTTCTCCTAGGACTCGTGGGGAAGCGGTTCCCCGGTCGTTGAGCGAGCGAAGCGAGACGAAACGCTTCCGGTCGTTTCGTCTCGCTCGCTCAACGACCGAGGAGACGGATCAGCCCTGGCACTGCTCGGCTTCGGTTTCCTTGCAGATGTCGCGGATCAGGTCGTAGTAAGCGTCGTCGACCGGCTTCGTCTCGTAGAAGACGCTGCGGAAGCCTTCGGAATCGGCGCTGTCGATGCCGGCGGCGATGATGTCGTCGATCGTGACCTCGGCGAGACCGTCGATCAGCATCTGGGACACCTCGTCAGGAAGAGCCGAGGAGTACACCAGAGGTGCGCCGGGCACCATCGTCTCGTCGATGACCTTCACGGCGTCCGACTTCTCGACCTCGGAGTCCTCGGCGAAGCCCGCCTCGCACTCGACACCTTCGCCGGTCTTCTGGACGCTGACGTCGTGCTTGCCGGCGAACACCGGGGTGATGTCGGCCTTCGGGTCGATGTCGGCCTCGAGCAGGTTGAACGACGGGAAGAGATAGCCGGAGGTCGACGACGGATCGACGAAGCAGACCTTCTTACCCTTGAAGTCGGCGATGCTCGAGATGTCGCTGTCCTTGGGGACGATCGCCTGCGAGTAGTACCCGGGCTCCTGACCCTCTTCGGTGACGATCGAGGAGATCGGCGTCAGTTCCGCGCCGTTGTTGGTGGCGGTGACGTACGTGAAGCCGGAGAAGGATGCGACATCGACCTTGCCGGCAACCGCAGCCTCGATGAGCGCGGCGTAGTCGGTCGACTCGTGGTACTCGACCGTCTTGCCGCTGATCTCGGCGATGTAGTCCATCAGGGGCTGGTAGTTCGTCTCGGTGTCGACCGAGTCGGGGACGACGCCGAAGACGAGGGTGCTCTCGTCGACCGCGAAGCCGCTGCCGGAGGAGGAGTTTTCCGACCCGGCGGTGTTGGTGGCCTCGGCCGTGCCGGAACAAGCAGCCAGGCCGAGTGCGAGGAGCGCGACGCCGGCGAGGGCGGGAAGAGCGCGAAGCTTCATGAGGACCTTTCAGGGGTGAGGGGTGATCCAGAGAAACTCTCGCAGAGGCGAGATCGAGAAATATACCTAACTTGGAAGTGTTCAACGGTCGTTTACCCAGGATTCGCCTGAGTGAACACGGGCGGAACGGGCGAGCAGACAAACGAATGGTCAAGTAATCTACCTATGTGGCCGAAGCTGTGTACACCCAGATTGCCGATGACCTTCGCGCACAGATCACCGCAGGCGCACTCCGCCCCGGCGACGACGTGCCGACCGAGGCGGAACTCGCCGAGCGATGGCACACGTCGCGCGGCCCGATTCGCAACGCTTTGGCAGCACTGCGCGGCGAGGGGCTCATCGAGACCAGCCGCGGTCGCCCCGCGCGCGTGGTCGCGCGGAAGGCGAATCAGGCTGTGGACGTGTCCGTACCGTTCACGGCCTGGGCGAGGGAGCTCGGCGTCACCCCCGGGGCGCAGACGCAGGAGCTGAGCCTGCGTCGCGCGGGCAGCATGGCAGCTGCGCTCGGCGTGGCGCCCGAGGACACCATCGTCAGCGTCGTGCGACTGCGACTGCTCGAAGGACGCCCGACGATGCTCGAACGCCTCAATTACACCGAGGTCGTGGGAAGGCAGCTGTTCGACGTGAACCTCGACGACGTCTCGATCACGCAGTACCTGTCATCCGTCGGTCACCCGATCGTCAGCCTGCAACACGTCATCGACGCCGTTGCGGCGGACGAACAGGATGCCGCACTGCTGCGCGTCCCTCGGGGCACCCCCATCCTGCGGCTGAGTCGCACCTCTCGCGACGCGGAGGGACGCATCTTCGAGGCGTCCGAGGATCGGTACCTCAGCGAGGTCGTACGCTTCACCGTGGCGGCATCCGGGATCTCGAACGATGGCCACTACATGCGGGCGGTGGGCGGCTGACCCGGCGACCGGCTCGTACTCCGGACTGTCCTGAGGGACGTCCTCCCCCGGGCAGCGGAGAGCTGCGGTGCCGACATACGGCGGAAAGAAAAGGCGATCGCGAGCGCGCAAGTGTTTCAGAAGCCAGAAAGACCGCGCTCGCGATCGCAGCGCTGGGGACGCTTTATTCTGGGGAGCCTTCAGGATATTTCCGCCGAGGGCTCTCTTTACAGAGACGAACGTCGAGACTCAAGTGGACTTTCGTCCAGTGTTTGACGGCGGCGGGGCCGGAGTCTCGCGGTATTCCCTCAGTTTAGCCGTCGTCGTCACGCGATCGGCAGACGCGCCGACACTTCCCAGTGCTCGTCGACTTCGCCGGCGCTGAATTCTCCGCGCGCGCCGAGCACGCGCTCGGCCATTCGCCCGAGACCCGTACTGCTCGACGAAAGTTGACGCCGCGGCGTGGTCGGAAGCGGACTCCGCAGCGTGAGGGCCGCCGTGTCATCGTCGAGGTCGAGTCGGATGAGGACTTCACCGGGTCCGGCGTACTTCAAGATGTTCGTCGCCGACTCACGGACGATGCGCGCCAACACGATCTCCGCGGCGCGCGGTATGCGCTCATCGCGGGCGTCTCCGACGATGCGCACGGAATGTCCGGCCGATTCGAACTCCTGGCGCGCCTCATCGATCGCGTCGGCGAGGTCGCCGGTCTGCATTCCGGCCGAACGGGGTCCGTCGTCGGCGATGTCGATGACGAACCGGAGGTCGGCCATCGCCTTGCGCGCTGCCACGCGGATCGCTTCCCGCGAGCCGAGGCTCGTCTCCGGGTCTTCGAGCATCTGCACGTGCAGAGCCACCACAGTGAGGTGGTGGGCGATACTGTCGTGCAACTCGCCGGCGATCCATCGTCGCTCGGCGAGAACTGCCTGTCGTTCCTGTTCCGTACGTTCCGCGAGCTCGAGCTCCAGGCGCCGCCCGCGAGCGGAGGCGATTCGAAGCGCGAAGCCGACGGCACCGGCAACTGCGGCGAAGATGAGGAAGAGGCCGACGTTCACATCGACATCGGCGTCGCCGTTGGCGACAACCGCCGCTGCGACCAGAAAAGCGCCGGTGTACGACAGGATCAACGAGGTCCACCCCAGCCTCATGACCAGACCGGCCGCCACAGCGGCGGCGGTCAGAACCTGAGACTCGGAACCTACGAGAAAAGACAACGCGAACACGACGCCGAGGGCGCCTGTCGCGATGAGGGGATTCCAGATATAGAGAGCGAAAACGGCTGTGGAGGAAATGCTCACCAGTACGGCGAGCGGACTCACACCCGGAGTCGCAAAGAAGGAGATGAGGTCGAGGACGATGGTGATGGAGATGATCGCCAGGATGACGATGCGCTCTACAGCGCTGAGCCTTTCGCCTCGGCCTAACCGGAGTGCATCTGCAGAATCCCCGGTCGTGTGGTCGAAGGCCATGGTTCACTATCTCCTATTCGCCAGGTACTCTAGCGGACGAGACCAAAAAACTTGCCAACCTGCTGCCAGAAAGTCATAGCGTTCACCTCTCTTTGCTAGTCGAACGTCGAATGCGATACCCCATCTTCTCGGCGATCAAAACTGAGCACATCTGTCTCAAGTTCAGACCTCGCTAGCCAAAGGTCTACGTCTCCGCGATCGAAAGCCACCGCCGTTAGGCTTCCTCCATGCCTGATATCCGTGTCGTGATCGTCGACGACGACCCCTTGGTCCGATCTGCGCTGTCGCACTTCGTCTCCCGCGACCCGGAGATCACCGTCGTGGCGCAGGCGGAAGACGGTCTCGAGGCGATCGAGACGGTGGAGCGCGAACAGCCCGACATCGTCATGATGGACGTGCAGATGCCGGAGATGGACGGCATCACCGCAACGCGGGCGATCGTCGATCGGTGGCCCGACGTGCGCGTGCTCGCCGTCACGACCCTTGACGGCCGTGACACCGTGCTCCCCATGCTGAGCGCCGGCGCATCCGGCTACCTGCTGAAGGATTCCACCGCGGAGGAGATTCTCGCGGGGGTGCGCGAGGTACACAGCGGAGCGAGTTCCCTGTCGCCGCGGATCGCGTCCATGCTGATCCGGCACGTGCGCGACACCGAACCGGCCGCCGTGGACACCGCGGCGCTGGAGCCGCTGACGGAGCGCGAAGCAGAAGTGCTCCAGTGCCTCGCGAAGGGCATGTCGAACGCGGAGATCGCGCGCACGCTCATCGTGTCCGAGGGGACGGTGAAGGCGCACCTCGGCCGGATGATGTCGAAGTGGCACCTGCGCGATCGCGTGCAGATCCTCGTCACGGCTGCGCATGCCGGGCTCGTGAGTTTCCGCTGACCGGATACCGGCTCCTCGACCCGTCTCCGGCGCCACGCCTCGTCAGACGGCCAGCAGAACGATCCCGAGCACCACGACCAGCGA
This genomic window contains:
- the phnE gene encoding phosphonate ABC transporter, permease protein PhnE, whose protein sequence is MHGRGGVADRAPKRPVSPERIAASLTLVALVVVGVFAVNEVGISLPAMAQSWGNAENFMARVGGLSFPEPADLAWLIALTVGLVLVGTLLAAVLSVPIAYLAASNTTPGNGWRAAARFIGVLTRSLPDVVLAMAFVLMFSLGTLPGILAIGIHSIGMISKMFADAIEQIDEGPRLAIRAAGGSKMQEFSAGILPQVLPSWVATVLHRNDINLRGSVVLGYVGVAGLGLEMSYAFKALNYGKGLGIAVVIFILCIVMEIVSSMVRGAMLGRQKQTRSWIDRLLHPRLKTAATASAATRPAWAANPETAVRRPWTVQRVRHTIAGILAVSIVVGSIVVSQINWLDFFTFWGKLPEVASKFWPPSFGSYDATAMLEAMRDTVAIALAATVLTLLPSIVLGSLAARNVAPSSGARGAARFLLVGIRGVPELILAIVLVVITGLGPQAGVIALAFGGIGLLGKLIADSFEEVAGGPERALRAVGATRLQTYASATVPQGMQALIGHSFYMLDTNIRAATILGIVGGGGVGYYLLNASQGSRYETVTAIVLMILVTVLVVEGLAMWMRKVFR
- the phnC gene encoding phosphonate ABC transporter ATP-binding protein — translated: MNAASDPLIRLEGVTKTFGSTTALHNASLQVSQGEIVVLLGLSGSGKSTLLRHIDGLEIPTAGTVEVLGSSVPSLKGKALRRLRSRVGFIFQQFELVPSLTVLENVLTGSLSGVRGPRLGLWGYSKASKLTALAHLDRVGLLDRAYQRSDTLSGGQQQRVAIARALMQKPDILLADEPVASLDPESSDQVMALIREIAADEGLTVVCSLHQVDLAISWADRIVGLRHGEVVLNTPTTDLTKAEVMEIYGRVATTTAEMAALTLELADAAAEMATP
- a CDS encoding phosphate/phosphite/phosphonate ABC transporter substrate-binding protein, which encodes MKLRALPALAGVALLALGLAACSGTAEATNTAGSENSSSGSGFAVDESTLVFGVVPDSVDTETNYQPLMDYIAEISGKTVEYHESTDYAALIEAAVAGKVDVASFSGFTYVTATNNGAELTPISSIVTEEGQEPGYYSQAIVPKDSDISSIADFKGKKVCFVDPSSTSGYLFPSFNLLEADIDPKADITPVFAGKHDVSVQKTGEGVECEAGFAEDSEVEKSDAVKVIDETMVPGAPLVYSSALPDEVSQMLIDGLAEVTIDDIIAAGIDSADSEGFRSVFYETKPVDDAYYDLIRDICKETEAEQCQG
- a CDS encoding GntR family transcriptional regulator, with translation MAEAVYTQIADDLRAQITAGALRPGDDVPTEAELAERWHTSRGPIRNALAALRGEGLIETSRGRPARVVARKANQAVDVSVPFTAWARELGVTPGAQTQELSLRRAGSMAAALGVAPEDTIVSVVRLRLLEGRPTMLERLNYTEVVGRQLFDVNLDDVSITQYLSSVGHPIVSLQHVIDAVAADEQDAALLRVPRGTPILRLSRTSRDAEGRIFEASEDRYLSEVVRFTVAASGISNDGHYMRAVGG
- a CDS encoding sensor histidine kinase, with protein sequence MAFDHTTGDSADALRLGRGERLSAVERIVILAIISITIVLDLISFFATPGVSPLAVLVSISSTAVFALYIWNPLIATGALGVVFALSFLVGSESQVLTAAAVAAGLVMRLGWTSLILSYTGAFLVAAAVVANGDADVDVNVGLFLIFAAVAGAVGFALRIASARGRRLELELAERTEQERQAVLAERRWIAGELHDSIAHHLTVVALHVQMLEDPETSLGSREAIRVAARKAMADLRFVIDIADDGPRSAGMQTGDLADAIDEARQEFESAGHSVRIVGDARDERIPRAAEIVLARIVRESATNILKYAGPGEVLIRLDLDDDTAALTLRSPLPTTPRRQLSSSSTGLGRMAERVLGARGEFSAGEVDEHWEVSARLPIA
- a CDS encoding response regulator transcription factor encodes the protein MPDIRVVIVDDDPLVRSALSHFVSRDPEITVVAQAEDGLEAIETVEREQPDIVMMDVQMPEMDGITATRAIVDRWPDVRVLAVTTLDGRDTVLPMLSAGASGYLLKDSTAEEILAGVREVHSGASSLSPRIASMLIRHVRDTEPAAVDTAALEPLTEREAEVLQCLAKGMSNAEIARTLIVSEGTVKAHLGRMMSKWHLRDRVQILVTAAHAGLVSFR